One segment of Sinorhizobium sp. BG8 DNA contains the following:
- a CDS encoding S24 family peptidase — translation METDLLPTHRYNEDMDKNWVEAALAHSKLKQAEVTRRLHNRFGWREDRSLINKILKGRRILDAKEMFAISEVTGFPLPADETTPPQTVPLISWVSAGTLSRDDAADEHLGSLIVADLPKGDWIALRVEGNSMDRISPPESIIFVDRGDTKLVNNGCYVIDDGEGNATYKRYRPGPPQRFEPVSTDPNIEPIYFDNEPRVVGRVRRSLINM, via the coding sequence TTGGAAACTGATTTGTTGCCAACACATCGCTACAATGAGGATATGGACAAGAATTGGGTCGAAGCCGCACTGGCTCACAGCAAGCTGAAACAGGCCGAGGTCACCCGTCGCCTTCATAATCGATTCGGGTGGCGCGAGGACCGTTCGCTTATAAACAAGATCCTGAAGGGTCGTCGAATTCTGGACGCCAAGGAGATGTTTGCCATCTCTGAGGTCACCGGCTTTCCGTTGCCGGCGGACGAGACCACGCCGCCTCAGACCGTCCCGCTGATTTCATGGGTCAGTGCGGGAACACTATCTAGGGATGACGCGGCCGACGAACACCTCGGCAGCCTGATAGTCGCAGACCTTCCGAAGGGTGACTGGATCGCCCTACGCGTGGAAGGGAATTCTATGGACAGAATATCGCCACCGGAGAGCATAATCTTCGTCGATCGCGGAGACACAAAGCTAGTCAACAACGGATGCTACGTCATCGACGACGGCGAAGGAAACGCAACGTACAAGCGGTATCGCCCAGGTCCGCCGCAGCGGTTCGAACCCGTATCGACCGATCCAAACATTGAACCGATCTACTTCGACAACGAGCCCCGCGTGGTTGGACGCGTGCGACGCTCGCTCATCAATATGTAA